From the genome of Clavelina lepadiformis chromosome 2, kaClaLepa1.1, whole genome shotgun sequence:
ATCTTACATTGTACGTTAACATACTCTACCCTGGATCGACCGGTGTCATTGTAAATCTGCGTATATGGAGTCACCACTTGACATGAAACTGGTTTCATGTTGTCTTCCTTCTTTAATTCCATGCGAAATATTTCATCCTACATAATTACatcaaaaagcaaaagttaCGAAAACTGCTCAAGCATCAATTCGTTGCAGCAATCCGGAATTTACTCTTCCAGTTAAATATAAATGTCTAATTCGGGAGAGGCAAACATATTTTCCTTAGTTAGTTTAACTAAAGTTACTAAAATTATTCAAACTAAAATTTCATGCTATATACGAACAGAGTAAGTTTTCATataatttacttttgttattaaatatccaattttatcaaaataaataatcgAAGATGTTGCTTTAGGAATAATGGTATCATCATAATTGCATGTCAGGCTTATAGAGTCTCCTTCAGGAACGATCAAATTTCCAGTTATTGAAGCGTCGAAAGCTAAACAAAAATACGTTTTGGAACgaaaaaactcattttacaagtttttagctAGTGAAAAAGATTTAGCATATCAAACAGAAATAATAACCTTTCCAACATTGTAAATTTTCTTGTCCCTTCCATTCTGCATTGACTAGACATACTGTGTCACCAGATGGCGGTGCAGTTCCATTTGAGTAAAACAAATCTCCTGACGGACAACTGAACATTCCACTGGCTGGGTATGTTTGAGATGATGACGTAATCACAACACCATAAGGAAAAGAAGATGGACAATCTGAGAATACCaaaataacttcaaatttACTGCACATACAGTATAATTCACCATATAAATATAACAACAACTGTATTTTGTAGTACTGTATGCACTTACAGTATGTTGCACCACATAAATGGAATTATAAACtgaatactgtactgtatatggAATATACCGTATAGATATATACTATAGCCTgtattttactgtttactattatatcatatatatatgttttctttattttaataccAAACTCACTTTAAATAACTACATTCTACTCCAAATAAATGCATGCAATGATTCAAGTAAACATAATTTTCCAACTAACACTGCAGCATTTTGTTGTCAGATTAATTTTCCAACTGATTAATTGACCAACAGTTTTATGCACTTAGCAGTTTCAAGTGATACAATTTGAAACACTTGAAAccaattttgaactatttttttgccattctaatggtttaatataaaacaacattAACACTTTCAAAATAGGTAAGATAACGAATTATGACAACAATCATGCATGATGTGTCCATTATGGCTGCAGTTTGACTCAAATGCAGTCTAagtacttaaattttatatttatagaTAAATCATAAAACTTACCTTGCACAGTTCTATTGACAGGAGTTGGTATGTTGGTTGCATGATAGCATCTCACTTGAAAAGTTATATTCCCAGCAACAAGTGGTTGAGTGATTGTCAGTGTTGTTATTATGTGACTTGTTCCATCTAATGTTTGTTCAGTGCAAGTGATGCTGCGATTTAGATTTGAAGGTGAAGGGTCACAGTCATTAGTGGAGTAAATATAACCATCTCTACTGTCCAGCTCTCCTCCATAGAGCCAATAACACGAATCACCTAAATCAGTTGGTATTGGAAACTGAGCAGTTACAATGAGATTGTTGAAACCAGTTGCCAATGGATTGTTTGGAGGATCAATGCTGATTGTTGTGATTGCTGCTGCTCTTAAAACACCTGGTTAAAATTATTTCGCAAAATTTGGATTTCTCGCTTCTTGATCTCTTGACAAGATTTTAACcgaatttcatttaaaacttcattttagcTGCTGGTTTACTTTAGTAATTTACTTTACGAAGCAGGATAGGACTTAGTGGAGGGTGCAATTAACCCCCGTCTCAAACAGTCAGGAGTAGCTCAATTCAAAAGATAAAGGTGATTTCCTGCCTTGAATGGCTCCGGCCAAGGGTGGGTTTAAAGGGAgaggcaagtccaaaaacaaattggctttaaatcaaaaagcAGTTTCTAGTAAATATGCTGATGAAAGGAATTTTAATAATGTACGTGTAGTGGTTAAAcaattattgccaaaattgtgTGGCCAATTTGGCTTCCTATTATGGTGGAGaatgattatgacatcacaatgtaaaaacaatatgctTGATGACTGCAGATTGTATTAGGTATGATAGGGTATCTAACTCGTTTGGGATAGAATACATTTCCATAGATAGGTGATTAGTAACaagtaatgtttattttcattgtaaGAATGTCACAGACGACAGTACATAAATTTGtaaagcattttgtttttactgcaGTTTCCAGTACCGGAGTATGATAAAGTCAGCAGCACGGAAGTGAAGGATAGCTTTTACATTAACCAGTACAACAGGTATTTGTATTAACCAGTACAAATACATCAACAGTACGCAGCATGAGGCTTattcaatgcaaaatattCCTGCTATACACTTAAGTATGCTATAATTACACCTATTACTGTTTATTTGTCGGCAACAGAAAACAATCTATACTTACTTGATCAAAACACCCAAATCATACCTATTGCTTGTCtaattgtgacgttataaaaactatttttatatttacagtattttttgttatttttattttcgtaTTTCTGATaactatttttgaaattaaagcCAACATATTTGTGGACTTTCCCTCACTTCAAAGGTTTAACTCCAATACTCCCGTGTATCACAACCAAACTATCCTTAAAATTTACCATGATTACAGTATATAACAGGCTTTTTAGCAACGTTGAACGATTAATTGTATAAGATGCTCTTTAGCGATGTTGCAAACAAGCAGATTCTCATAAAATAGAAACCTCCTAGACAACGCAATAATTTACACAAACATGCAAACAAATGTACAAACCATATATTATCAGCAGACAATGACGATCCAATTCCAATTTCATGGTTTCTCCTTCAGATGGACAACTTTGTTATAAGCAGATATTAAGTTGTTGATTTTCAGTGGttcttaaaacttaaaatacaCAAACATTATTCAAAAATGAAGTGCTCTAATAACAATATATAAGCTTATATACATAATTTAATctaaaaaagtgcattatggAAACTACTAAAAATAATGTGGTACACTAAATAAAAACGCCAAACTGAAAATATCTTGattggaaacaaaatattattttcttaaatagtaggcctactgtctACAAAAATACTGAATGGCAACCATTTACTAAATCTCAATAGATCTTGTTGATTATGaggaaaaatgtgaaatacatttgcaataaaaattttcaatacacAATCAAGTTGTTAATT
Proteins encoded in this window:
- the LOC143445016 gene encoding uncharacterized protein LOC143445016, producing MKFGVLRAAAITTISIDPPNNPLATGFNNLIVTAQFPIPTDLGDSCYWLYGGELDSRDGYIYSTNDCDPSPSNLNRSITCTEQTLDGTSHIITTLTITQPLVAGNITFQVRCYHATNIPTPVNRTVQDCPSSFPYGVVITSSSQTYPASGMFSCPSGDLFYSNGTAPPSGDTVCLVNAEWKGQENLQCWKAFDASITGNLIVPEGDSISLTCNYDDTIIPKATSSIIYFDKIGYLITKDEIFRMELKKEDNMKPVSCQVVTPYTQIYNDTGRSRVEYVNVQYGPYKVVNTSCSWTIDKTEVCDISLFSNPEMKFISLSLNDEAVSNDGKDIVFSNGYEQHYLYTRNQVTSRDEGTYNLTLSHLLPPYNYSIEFDVTVVNIDQLPTPDNTGAIVGGTVAAVALICITVVLALYITRRQPTPNGKGTSRMSPVTAPEMSNEAYVEFDHTTQSNAKTSNYENPSGGQNYETIQGPYRREI